In a single window of the Botrytis cinerea B05.10 chromosome 10, complete sequence genome:
- the Bcefg1 gene encoding Bcefg1 — protein sequence MAPKRKLSDSDAPEVVHPSRQVQVYGDEPKPAKKRKSEPAFNKKQAHASSVNTIKKKIRDITRKLERAQDLPADVRVEDERALAAYQQELASAEAEKIRQKMIKKYHMVRFFERQKATRQLKKLRKRLLDSESTEEVEQLKDEMHILEVDLNYTQYHPLSETYISLYPPKGSGEDAEVKATKEKPPMWKEVEKCMEEGTLDRLRNRKPEATVSTTKPVRLPERKLVKPKSIPKPKPVEQAPAIDTTGMNRRQRRAQRGVKDSRATKIAKNKSTGFSKNQAFGAVEGARADEAQDGNVSDGGFFEE from the exons atgGCACCAAAGCGCAAACTTTCGGATTCTGATGCCCCAGAAGTGGTGCATCCATCTAGACAAGTCCAAGTTTATGGTGATGAGCCAAAACCTGCGAAAAAGCGAAAGTCAGAACCTGCATTCAACAAAAAACAAGCACATGCTTCCAGTGTTAACACcataaagaagaagataagagACATCACAAGGAAGCTTGAAAGGGCGCAGGATCTTCCTGCAGATGTGCGCGTGGAGGATGAGCGAGCTCTTGCTGCATACCAACAGGAATTGGCCTCTGCAGAAGCCGAGAAAATTAGGCAAAAAATGATCAAGAAATACCATATGGTCAGGTTCTTTG AGCGTCAAAAGGCTACCAGGCAATTAAAGAAGCTCCGAAAACGTCTTCTGGACTCCGAATCTACCGAGGAAGTTGAGCAATTGAAGGATGAAATGCACATTCTCGAGGTAGATCTCAATTATACTCAATACCACCCTCTAAGTGAAACATATATTAGTCTTTATCCACCAAAGGGCTCTGGAGAGGATGCAGAAGTTAAAGCGACTAAGGAAAAACCTCCAATGTGGAAGGAGGTCGAAAAGTGCATGGAAGAAGGAACTCTTGATCGATTACGGAATAGAAAACCAGAGGCCACCGTTTCGACTACAAAGCCTGTCAGACTTCCAGAAAGAAAGCTTGTGAAACCCAAGTCAATACCAAAACCAAAGCCTGTTGAGCAAGCCCCAGCTATCGACACTACCGGAATGAATCGACGCCAGAGAAGAGCTCAGCGCGGGGTTAAAGACTCTAGGGCCACAAAGATCGCAAAGAACAAATCTACTGGATTTTCTAAAAACCAAGCATTTGGGGCCGTGGAAGGAGCAAGAGCGGATGAAGCTCAAGATGGTAATGTTAGCGATGGAGGTTTCTTCGAGGAGTAA